The following nucleotide sequence is from Solanum dulcamara chromosome 7, daSolDulc1.2, whole genome shotgun sequence.
AGAGTGATGAAATCACAACTGCTATATCTAAAGGTTGCTAATAAAGAGTAAATGAGACAACAATAAAAAAACACCAAAAATTTATGAGGTTCGACAAAAGTTTAATTTCTTTTGCTCAATCCTCGGACACAACtaatcaatatttatttcactcCAAAAGAATACAAGTGAAATACTACAAGTAAGAAAGAAGATCAAATGTCTTAGAAGATAAGAAGACAAGTGAGAGATGTGTTACAAATAAATCAAGAgctacctatttataggaatGAAATCTTCCTCTTGATGTTATCCATGACATCACTATCTGTGGGCTAAAATGTCAAGGATTATCTTATGAAACCATTTAATGGTTTACCAATATTTCAATTAGAAATTTTCTGCCTTGACTTTTTATACTAAAGAAGAATTATCTTTCTACCAAATCTtcaaattaattcatctagaatcttgtcaatCCGCTACATGATTCAAGCTTGACACTGAAATCCTTTAACAGTTTCAAATATccagtaattcttttatttttattattttcaaagagcCAAGTTGAGTTAGTTTCAACGACATATTCAGCATCAATTCAGGCTCGTGAGAGGTTCAGTCGTGAGCGGCACCAAATTTATTTAGAAAGACGCCTTCTAGTTGTCTATAATTAGGGCAAATGAAACCCAGAGACAGGTAATGTGAGGAGATTATTTGTGAATAAAGCTTGTGGAATCCATTAGACATAAGAGAGTTCCCAATAGTCTGGCTCAAGAAGATATAAAGAGAGAGAAGCAGATTAAAAACATGAACCATAATACGCAAAACAAAACCTTTTTTTCAGTCTCAACTTTCTGTAAAATATAGCCTATATCCTGAGCGATTTTAACATGAGTTCTTCTGGAGCGTATTTATTTGCTCGACTCTTGGAAACATTGAAACACTGTATAACTAGTCAGGTCATCAAAAATGAGGAAGAAATTATCTCAACCAACATATATCATGAATATTCGTATCTTACACCAATCTACGCACTCGATCAATAATTTCTGTTTTAACCGTCTTGAAGTAGAAgataatttctattttatggactcacatattaatatatttctACAAAGATATGCTATCATTTCATTAGCATTTTCTTATAATCATGATGGAAACTTGTAAGAAAAGATACATTTCATGAAAAAATATTCTAATAATAGGTACCTTTTATGAAAATGTATTTTAAGAAAATGTATCTTCCATGAAAAGACATTCTAATTAAAAGTATCTTTCATAAAAAGACATTCTAATTAAAAGTACCTTTCATAAAAAGACATTCTAATTAAAAGTACATTTCAACATGAAAAAGCATCTCTAAAGCTATAAATAAACATGGTCCCTAATTAAATCAGAAGAtacattcttttctttttctctctatctcAGATAAAAAATAGCACAAAGAATTATGTTCAAGGTTTAGAAAATCAAATCCTTCAATCAAGTTATTGCCATTGATAAAGATTAGTAttcccttttcattttttatcttTGTCTAATAATTTAATTGTGATCTTGGGTGAATTCTATGAAGTATTCCAAGAACTCATCTGGATTTTGAAATGCTACTTTATCCTTGATCAGTTTCTGTAAAGAAAATAACGACTATCATACATATATCTTATCTATAAAATGATCAGTAAGAAAAGGGGATAAGATAACaccaaagaaaaataaagaacatTCAAGGATCCCTTCCAATTGACTAATTGCAAAACACAATTAACGGGGTCTTAATactgatttatttattttacaaatTTTATCAAACAACTTGTGTGATAAAAAATGTGTAACGTTTATAAAATAGAAGAACAATACCACTAGCTAccatgaaattttcaaaaatgaaagGCATAATACTTCGGGAACTTTTAGACTTGACATCTTTTATCcaattcatacttaaattatCTCCTAATTATCCTCATATATGTAGCCAGTTTGGCAGCTTTCACCCCCTAAACGATCTCAACTCGAAAATGTATGATGCACTAGTTATCGCGTGAATATTTTTAGTCCCCTTCATATCATTATctctataataataaaatatttttttagcattttgAGTCTATTAATTCTTTCGGATAATTTTTCCAGGCCAAATTTGTAAACAAATCATGGAACAAATAGTTTTACCTAAAGAAAAAAACAAGTCGAGGTAAAATATGTGTAGTATATATTAAAAACAACTAAGAAGAAAAACATGTACAATATGGAACAAATAAACCATTGTATATAATTATGTGATCACTCTAGCTACTCGGAAGAAGCTTTATTAATTTTTCATCAACCTCACACGCATAAAAGAGAGTTTACTCACTCTCTTTGCCATGTATAAGCATGGGAAAAGCTAGGTAAGACTAAGAGGGTTTCACTTGACCCCTTatatacatgattaaaattatttctaatgTTTAAATAATAGATgcttttttttgtgattttagtGAAGATTGTGGTTCCACCTGCATATAAGTGTCTACGACTAGGGCTAAAGCTATAAAAATGCCAAAGTTAATTAGGACAAAAATAGTTCATATGTGTACCTAATAAACAATAGGTCCCGAGATATTatgcccaaaaaaaaaaaacaagactaacaacaaattaaattaaGGTTTGAAAGAGATATTGACACAATTAATGCAGATGAGGTCGCTAGCTTCCAACTCCGTTTGGGAAGAAGCATTTCACCGTTGGAACGGGTCCAGGGGGTGGGCACAGTAGACACACAAGGGATGTTGTTAGGCATAGGTGAAGTCATTCTCAAGAGGGAACATAAGCCCCTAAAACCCAAACGGGGTTTCACAATCTCTGTCCCCTGctactcccccccccccctccccacTAGCTAACTCTGAGCCAACTATGAATATTAATAATGTAATCGATGAGAAAAAGAGACCAAAAAAAAGCCAGCCAGCatcatgatatgatatatacatatgaacAAAGTAATCTACTCACATGCAAGTACCTTTGGGCCTTTGATTTTTCCTAGTTATGTTTTTAATTTGTCCAATACAATTAAGATGTGTCCCAATGACATGGAGTGTTGCGGTCACTGCCATGCGGCAGGCCAGATCAGGTTCTTCTGAGTTCGCATTTATTAATAAGTACTCTTCGCTAGCTGCTGCTATTTTACCTGCATTAGTGCGCAACTCCTCTTCTCCGCTGGTTTGATTGTTACTGCTCCTGCCTTCAATTATATTCTCTTCTTCGTCGTTTCTCAATTCATTACTATACGTCACACACACACCAACACTATATTACAAAGTACTACCAACTAAAATTTGATTATATATTAAATCTCCTAGCTACTTTTGActacatttttttatataataatgcaCTGCTTGACAATGATTTCTGTTTGTTACTTTCCCTTTATCATCATGTAtcagaaacaatctctctacctcTAAGATAGATATGAGCGGAGCTATAAGGTGCTGGATTCGAACTTTATTCCTCGAAAAAATTACATCATACATGTACAGTCAAAatcttttatgtatatatatagtaaatattGAGCCCGATCttgaattatttgtatatttagttttttatattttgaatcctCTTAGTGAAAAGCTTGGTTCCACCACTGATAGTCTGCaggggtaaggtttgcgtagATGCTCCATTTTGTAGGATTACACCAAATAGGTTGTTGTTGCTTACCTTTGAGATAATTATGTACTTTTTATTCCTACTTTGAGAACTCGtgaatatttatacatattaaataatttttaaaaaaattaatacagAATTTAAATTGAAAGTAATCAGTACATTTACTCTACTTCCGTCTCTGGGCCGTCTGTATGGTTAAGGAGGTCATGTGGATGCAGCTCATCTGAACCAACACTTTAAAGTAGATCATATGAatccataattttaaaaatagaacgAAGTTAATGCtaaaagtttcaaaagttgAACTAATAAAGTTTAAACAATGGATATGTCTCTACTAATTACCAATATTTAGGGGTGTCAAATATGGATGAATTAAACTAAATTTGAACAGGTCaaatttgattgagttaatATATGAGTGTGTCAATATAACCCCCACAAATTATTTGGGTTGAATAAGTTGAGTCAAGATGGGTTAAACTAATGAGTCATATTACTCATCCAAATATCTCTTACCAAGTTGTTTAATAATTACCAAACAAAATTAATGATTGTTTTTATTATGGCTTCATAAATAGTAAACGgaagaaaaataacttttttgtCCAATATTTCAGGAACCTATTTAGTGTTTGTTTGACTTAACTTATCTAAAAATagtttataagtcaaaaatatAAGTTAGGTATCCCAACCTTTTTTTGGCCCcaacttatttcttttttttgcgCTGCTTTtagattataaattattttaaataagttAATCCAAACAGATCAGGCTACATATTTAGTCAAAATCAACCAATTTTAGATGGTAAAAAATTGGCACGCCAAGTTGAGTTCTTGATAAAtggataaattatattttcataagatAATTTTATTACTCCTACCTAAATACGAGGATGGGAAGCTAGAAAGATTTTCCGTTTATTCACACATGTTAATATATACATTGATACTTCAATAGTTAAAAAACAAAAGCAATTTAACTGATTATAATTTATAGCATATATGTTCTTACTCTACTTTACAAAATTATTATGTTAATTAAGCTTACTGTAAAGAGTTACCTAATTTGCTCATCAAAGATTGTGTGTATAGACTATAGTattaagtttaatttatttactCATTCTAGATGATTTAAACTAATGATTTAATTCTTATAACATGTGAGAGGAAGTATATTGGCAGCTTAATTAATTgatttacatacatatataatcaTCGTGACACGTATGCATAAAGATTAGGTAAGGTTCCTTTGggattttaatttataaaagagTGTGTAAAAGAAGATACTAAAATTAATAAACCCAACAGCTCTACATCTACATACAATGTATAAACACAAACCAAAAGTACGTAGCAGCAGATAGAAACATGATGTTTGGAAAACAATGAAGTTACGTTAATTGTTCCTTCTTTTAATTTGGCCATACACGTTATCCAGTCTGTTGACAGGTTGGGGGTCCGTTTTCGAATCGTTTTGCAACGTTCAATTTAAAAGCTCTCTTCCAcatttaattttcaaatcaGATCATGCAGGATGTTCCATCGTACCCCCTGCTAAACCTCATGTGTAATCCTTCACGTGGGGTCGTAGTCGAGGAAATGAGATTTCTTACccatttataatttaaatagaagaaaatagtctttttagattttttttgatgtaaaaatgaattttttttataaataatatataacttaaaaaataaatttgtaaagAGCTATAAAATTAAATCTCCCGCTAAATCCCATGTGTAATCCTCTGCACCAGGGGTTGATCACAGTCTCACTCTTTCAACTTCCCAACACTTCTTCTTATTGGGTGTGTTTGGTaatgaggaaaatatttttcaattttgattatGTTTGATAGTcaaaatgttttaaaaaatatttttttacagaaaataattttcttaaaaatattttttttaataaaagtaggaaaaataagtttaataaatgatattttaaattcattatttacTCTCCGCTTAACCAACGCTCCCAACCCTCAACCCTTGAACCCCCTCCCCCGAACCGCACTCCCCtcccaaaatatttaatatgtatatattttgagCCGAAAGCAATGATTCAATTGAATCTATAGAACCCAGCCTAATACGCTTCGCACTTGCGCCTATGCATGCATGAGCTATACGGTGAACTACTTCTCTATTCATGTTTAGATCATATATGCTTGGTATATTCTAATTCCTATGTTTCATTTTgtttgacactttttttattaatttatttttaaaatgacaaATTTTATTATCTTCTCAATGAGAAGTTTTATAACCAAATAAACATcatgacatgtttaaaaaattttaaaatcatataactCAAAAAAGAAGgttctttcttaaatttcatcgTCGAGTCAAAACAAAGTGGAACGGACTAATATATTATcttgtttataaaaaaaaaaatcatacatttttttttgcttCCAACTAAACAAGAATAGTTACACAATATGTGGCCATGTGGCCTGTGGGTATATTGCATTTTCATTGACTTGCTCCTCTTTTTATTTTGCATGCGCAGTGACTAGAATTTCATGTTATCTCATATACTTTAGTTTAGGGGAAAGACCTTTTGCAGATCTTGTCTCTGTTGGACTGCTAAAAGTTTTCGATATATATTGTCAAGTTACCCATCGACAAGTAAACGTGCCAACCAAATAAGGAAGAAGGACCCGCTTCATTATATTGATGGTAGAGGTGAAAAATTAgtccaaaaaaaatatgattcgCCTAATTAAAATTAGGAAGAAGAGAGTGCCACTTAAAATGTCATTCCGCTTCATTACAGGTTGATGGTAGGGCTGAAAattaatccaaaaaaatataattcgCCTAATTAGTTTAAATTTGGGCGGATTAATACTTACCTATTTATTTTGCTCAGCCCATTTTGACCTGCAAAATTTAGCTCATCTATTGGATTTATCTGAGCTGAATATCTTGTCCAAGTTGGCTAAAATAAAAtcttatcaaaatatttataatataattttttttaacaattttgtcttttttggtcattaaatagaaaattataaataaaaaattaaaatttgataagaGTTGAGCAGATTGAGCTATGACCCATTATTTAGCCcattttaattcaatttatctcaattcaaaaaaaattggacgGATTAATGACCTATTCAAATTCACATCAACCCATCTATTATTTGACACTCTACTACTCTAGTAGGATTTGTCATCACAAATTCCAAATGATGGTAGAACATGAGCTAACCACAGTACCGTAGGTGACCATCGAACCAATAATTTTTGTTTAAATTGTgtaaatatattgaaaattttactTAAATATGTGTGCATATTAAATTTAGATATCAGTTATTAGAAGGGGTGAATCTATGAGGGGGCAAGGGTATTTATGAGAACTTCATTGGTAAAAAATTATACGGTATATATAAggtactttttttaaaaaaataatttagtgtatatatatatatatatattttgaatcaGCCAAACACAAGATTAAAGATTGATTTAATGGCTTAGAGAATTCAAAATTCACTCTGAGGTTTCTTCGTCAATAATGATAGATGATGAACAAGTCAAGCAAGGGATATTTCCCATAAAACCctaatttatcaaaattcaaatctcaagcactatatttttaattttcgtACCTGCTCAATGGAAATTCTGAATACAAGAAACTACCAATACCGTGTCTAAATCTTGATACACATCATTTCTTGGCATTGAAAAGCGTTTAACTATCTAGGAATGACATGATTCAAAGAGAGTTATGAATGAAggatatataatattaatgcatTTCCTATCTGCCAACTGATCAAACTATCCATGAACAACCAAAAGGGAACAAAAAAATTGATTCATTTCTAATGGCAAAACATCCTTAACATTGCATTAATTACTAACAAAAGAGATACAAATTAAGTACAGTAATATAACCAAAGAGATGATATATAATATAGTAGTTGTAGTAAGTTTTATTTTCCTTTGCCCTTCCAAATACTTTTCTTTACCTTTTCACTACTAGATGGAACTTTAGCTCCTTTTGCTGAAAAAACAGAGTACCCTCCTTTATCTTGATTCTTAACACTAGCTTTCTTCATGCTGACTTTGTTGTTGGAACCACTTTTTCCATTACCTTTTTCCTTTGGAATTGTACTCTTATTCTCATTTCTAACAATATGATGACTTGGTCCAGAAGATGCATCAGAAGCCATAGAATCATCagtatcatcatcatcattatcattattaattatattcttGCGACGACCTCGTCCTACattctcatcatcatcatcaaaatcaCCTTCGTAATTCATCTCATCGTCTTCGTCATTCGAAGGTGAGCCAATGTACATTGTCCATCCAGATTCACTGCTGTGACACTCTTCCCCCTCATTAAAAATATGGGACTTAGGGTCCATtgaatagtttttttaaaagaaaaaaaaaaacagactGCCTTAGAAAGAAGTAAAAAGACAGAAAAAAGAAGTTGAGTTTATTGGTACATGTTAAAAAGGCAAAGAAAGCTGAATCAAAACACCTGTATAGAACAAACATGCCCCCATCTTATactagtatttatttatttttgcattaAATTTCACCACTAGGATATGTACATCGCCATTATTTACATGTACAGAGGGACAGGTAGAAGGTGTCAAAGATGATAGAGAAAAGACCtgtttttttttacaataaCAAAAGGCACAATAAACGACCCTTCAAAGGACTTAGTTTATTTTTCGAAAAAAAGATGTACATATATCTTTACTTCTCTGATTTCTGAACGTGGACTCATTAAATAAGAAGCTCTGCTTTGAATGCAAAAATGCAGGGAAGAGAAAGAAGTTGCACAGCCTATATGCTACtctgaagaaaagaaaatatataaactaaacttttttattttattttattttattttgttgttgttaatgaGGCTAGAAAAAAGGACCTCTCTATCAGTCTCACTACTTATTTCTATGTCATGTCAAATAAAAACAAGAGGTTGAGAGTAAATAAATTATGCAGCTTTTCTTCTGCTAGAAAAAATTTAAGAGAAGCCAACTGGAGTTGTTTTGTAGTAAGTTCTGTGACTTTAGAAGGAGACATagcttttattttatatttttactaatGGTTTTTCCACTTATTTTTCTGACTAGTACATATACAATTATACTATATGATTCATTTGTTATTCCAtaatttttgcttttttttaatCATCTAATATTCAAAATTCACTGATCAAACTAATTGAAATCCATGCTTCTTACcatgtttttctttattttattttcaagacTCTAATCTAAGAAATAGTCAACTATGGAGGAATTACATCCATTTTACACGCCCCTTAGTGGTACAATCTTTCACCCATGATCAGTAATTGCGCAGCTAAAATCTTTTAGCTGCACAATTATTATATATGACTACTCTCTGTCACACCATTTGAATTTTGAGAATCAAACTTGTTTAGTTTGATCGTGAATTTAAATATGGAATTTTAagttttaagaaataaaatttatatatttgaaaattagttaGTATTATAAGCCACAATaatttacaattcaatatatttaaacaacatatgaaaaattatagTCAAAGAAAAATTTGTTTGAATCTCAAAATCCTaaaagtgtcacataaattgggaggGAAGAAGtattttcttcatttcattttatttgacaCTATTTCTTACTAGTTCATTCGGAGAAGAACAACACATTTCTACATTTGAAAACATCTGACTATATTTTTTGCAATTTGCCTTTAATGAGAGATTTTTTTATCGTCAcacaaatattatgatatatttaaaatcaCGAGTTTCATTCTTTTCACTTAAATTCTGCGGAATCAAATTATGTCACATTAGTtgaagaggggggggggggtgtaaTAACTTATTCTTTTCAAATGGTGATCTGGAATGTCGTTAGATCTAGAATTTAGGATAGTATTAATTATGAAAGTATTTGTAAGCATTCATGTTAGTTTCTATAGGTTTATTAAAGCCAAAGGAGTCATTTTTTCCTAAGGGAAGGTGTAAATAAGAGTATTAATTAACCAGTTGAGGATATATTGAAATGGGGTATGGTTTGCCTCTTAATGACTTTTTAGTTGTTCCTCACATTGTAATCCTAAGGCATGGCTTATTATAAGGAAATGCTAGACAGGCATGGCCCATCTATTATTCTTGCTATTTGTCCTTTTGGAAGATCATATCTTGTATGGCACTTGTCTTGGGCTCCATGTGATGttcttttccaaattctttttGACAATAGGACAAATATCCCAAGGCTGGAAAGATCCAATCTAATTAAACACCTTAGTTCCCTCCCCCTCCCTTCTTTTTGCCTTTGCATTTAAATGTTGCGCAGTTTGTCATGCAGAGTCGAAATTTTCACTAAGagattaatatataaaaaaaaattaagaagatttaatatttattatacttatataaaaaataattttaattttatatatagagTATATAATTTTTCAGCGAAACAAATTTAAATGAACCTCTAGCTCATCTTATAGGGGGAGAGTGCCAAAGTATAATTTTGAACAATAAGATAATGTTTTGTATGTATTCAAGTCAAACTTAGATATGACAAATCTTTGTCGTTCACATTACAAAGATTGTAAATTTCTTTAAACATATAAAATTCCTTAAtttgcagaaatgcaaggtaagggtGCGTACAATAGACTCTTGTAGTCGGACCCTTCTTCGGACTCTGCGCATAGTGAacctttagtgcaccgggctgtcTTTTATATAAAATTCCTTAATTTACTCTTCTTCATGTTGTTATCCTAATTGT
It contains:
- the LOC129896241 gene encoding protein SOB FIVE-LIKE 3-like, with protein sequence MDPKSHIFNEGEECHSSESGWTMYIGSPSNDEDDEMNYEGDFDDDDENVGRGRRKNIINNDNDDDDTDDSMASDASSGPSHHIVRNENKSTIPKEKGNGKSGSNNKVSMKKASVKNQDKGGYSVFSAKGAKVPSSSEKVKKSIWKGKGK